Proteins from a genomic interval of Trichoderma breve strain T069 chromosome 2, whole genome shotgun sequence:
- a CDS encoding PRELI-like family domain-containing protein has protein sequence MKVFSNQVTYDYSWDEVSTANWRKYGPWNNKSEHVIAVDTLSRRVDPETGVLRTERLITCKQAAPDWIKSLLGGNMEESFVYEASYVDPQSKTVTMVSQNLTWSNLVRVQEEVVYKPLSDHQTQFIQSARITALCGGWQRIKNGIEDSLCTRFKENAVKGREGFERVLEMSRIVFAEEKERLQQQLM, from the coding sequence ATGAAGGTCTTTTCAAACCAAGTCACCTACGACTACTCGTGGGACGAAGTGTCAACGGCCAACTGGCGCAAGTACGGCCCATGGAACAACAAGTCTGAGCACGTCATCGCCGTCGACACGCTCTCGCGACGAGTCGACCCCGAGACCGGCGTCCTGCGCACCGAGCGCCTCATCACATGCAAGCAGGCCGCCCCCGACTGGATCAAGTCGCTGCTGGGCGGCAACATGGAGGAGAGCTTCGTCTACGAGGCCAGCTACGTCGACCCGCAGAGCAAGACGGTCACAATGGTCAGCCAGAACCTGACGTGGAGCAACCTGGTCCGCGTGCAAGAGGAGGTCGTCTACAAGCCCCTGAGCGACCACCAGACGCAGTTCATCCAGAGCGCCCGCATCACCGCCCTGTGCGGCGGCTGGCAGCGCATCAAGAACGGCATCGAGGACTCGCTGTGCACGCGCTTCAAGGAGAACGCCGTCAAGGGCCGCGAGGGCTTTGAGCGGGTTCTCGAGATGAGCCGCATCGTctttgctgaagagaaggagaggctgcagcagcagctcatgTAA
- a CDS encoding HNH endonuclease domain-containing protein: MDSPPPEDNILELMSNLDKTQLEKLWKLRKLTSLNEDQVQELQRLHYLYELGFLIDLAKKAPDGIHNLVCDRLDTQPVDDYVTDFEIRRGIFYRITRVACWSARGGINAALFAVLMVAPVHVLQSKLAALEDSYYDRKNQTEVDEMLSQWQITSVNGIQAFVNKGGSQKGVSAAAPLMANSQPIILQPAPTAQSPNHTQMSEAVKLCKRRDNNICCFTSMSDAHEAYIFPVDGTENTTMITDMLEMFWDADTVTQLVPLIKDRNIIESPQNLISMNGLLHTWFDDCKMALKPIGETENGVVVQFHWLREGNYKPNSVEADFGTFTTQSGINQESDNPAHRPNFQLLKMSWDLRRVAAICGAAVGEPWEESDDEKYMDYYSEDETCSSVSEENNYPEVLRWREEVEGGIEIETDVMIETDVMIETDVKAETDVDIETDVEMETDEDGQPGDDFKEPF, from the exons ATGGATTCCCCGCCGCCTGAGGATAACATACTTGAGCTAATGTCAAATCTCGACAAGACCCAATTGGAGAAGCTTTGGAAGCTACGTAAGTTGACGAGTCTTAACGAGGACCAAGTACAGGAGCTGCAGAGGCTGCACTACCTCTACGAACTCGGATTTCTCATCGACCTAGCCAAGAAAGCACCTGACGGCATCCATAATCTGGTATGCGACAGACTCGACACACAGCCCGTTGATGATTATGTGACTGATTTCGAGATCCGGCGCGGCATTTTTTACCGAATCACACGTGTTGCGTGCTGGTCGGCACGCGGCGGGATTAATGCAGCGCTATTTGCAGTCCTCATGGTGGCCCCGGTGCATGTTTTACAGTCGAAACTTGCTGCGTTGGAGGATAGCTACTATGATCGCAAAAACCAGACTGAAGTCGATGAGATGCTTTCTCAATGGCAAATCACGAGTGTAAACGGCATCCAAGCAT TTGTTAATAAAGGAGGCTCTCAAAAAGGAGTGTCAGCGGCGGCACCATTGATGGCAAATAGTCAACCGATCATTCTTCAACCAGCGCCGACTGCTCAATCACCAAATCATACGCAAATGTCCGAGGCAGTGAAGCTT TGCAAGCGACGAGACAACAATATATGCTGTTTCACCAGCATGTCCGACGCACACGAAGCTTATATTTTCCCCGTCGACGGAACGGAAAATACAACTATGATAACGGATATGCTCGAGATGTTTTGGGACGCAGATACAGTGACGCAACTCGTTCCATTGATCAAGGACCGTAATATTATAGAATCTCCTCAAAACCTAATCTCCATGAATGGCCTACTTCATACCTGGTTCGATGACTGCAAAATGGCGCTCAAACCAATAGGAGAGACAGAAAATGGCGTTGTCGTTCAATTTCACTGGCTTAGGGAGGGCAATTACAAGCCCAACTCTGTCGAAGCGGATTTCGGCACTTTCACGACGCAAAGTGGCATTAATCAAG AGTCGGATAATCCGGCTCATAGACCTAatttccagctcctcaagaTGTCATGGGATCTCCGTCGTGTTGCTGCAATATGTGGCGCTGCAGTTGGAGAACCCTGGGAGGAGTCGGATGATGAGAAATACATGGATTACTATAGCGAGGACGAGACTTGTTCATCTGTTTCAGAAGAGAACAACTATCCTGAGGTGTTGCGGTGGAGGGAAGAGGTTGAGGGTGGGATCGAGATTGAAACTGATGTCATGATTGAAACTGATGTCATGATTGAAACTGATGTCAAGGCTGAAACTGATGTTGACATTGAAACTgatgtcgagatggagacggACGAAGATGGACAGCCCGGTGATGATTTTAAAGAGCCTTTTTAG